One segment of Carya illinoinensis cultivar Pawnee chromosome 1, C.illinoinensisPawnee_v1, whole genome shotgun sequence DNA contains the following:
- the LOC122276455 gene encoding pre-mRNA-processing factor 19-like isoform X1 → MVFSVSWLFLVYKNHFSFNFFSLSCSLLSFRAGQARSETLALSPTMNCSISGEVPEEPVVSKKSGLLYEKRLIERHISDYGKCPITGEPLTLDDIVSINTGKIVKPRPLQAASIPGMLGMFQNEWDGLMLSNFALEQQLHTARQELSHALYQHDAACRVIARLKKERDEARSLLAQADRQIPMSTSVAVTANTPSISNGKRAAEDEKLGPGGKRMRPGISAGIIAELTDCNASLSQQRKKRQIPPTVATIDALESYTQISSHPLHKTSKPGIASLDILYEKDIIATGGLDTNAVLFDRPSGQILSTLSGHSKKVTSLKFVARGDLFLTASADKTVRVWQESDDGNYNCRHILKDHTAEVQAITVHATNNYFVTASLDSTWCFYELSSGLCLTQVVDASDSNGYTSAAFHPDGLILGTGTSEAVVKIWDVKSQANVARFDGHVGAVTSISFSENGYFLATAAHDGVKLWDLRKLRNFRTFAPYDSDTPTNSVEFDNSGCYLAIAGSDIRVYQVANVKSEWNCIKTIPDLSGTGKATCARFGPDAKYMAVGSMDRNLRIFGLPGEDGPLES, encoded by the exons atggttttttctgtttcttggCTATTCCTAGTCTACAAAAACCACTTCTCTTtcaatttcttctctctttcttgtTCACTCCTCTCATTTCGGGCAGGACAGGCTCGGAGCGAAACCCTAGCTCTCTCACCTACAATGAACTGCTCAA TCTCCGGCGAAGTGCCGGAAGAGCCCGTGGTTTCCAAGAAATCTGGGCTGCTCTACGAGAAGCGGTTAATCGAGAGGCACATCTCC GATTATGGAAAATGCCCAATTACGGGGGAACCACTGACGCTGGATGATATTGTTTCAATCAATACAGGCAAG ATAGTGAAGCCCAGGCCTCTACAGGCTGCAAGCATACCCGGCATGCTTGGAATGTTCCAAAAT GAATGGGATGGTCTGATGCTGTCCAATTTTGCTTTGGAACAACAACTGCATACAGCAAGACAAGAGCTAAGTCATGCACTGTACCAG CATGATGCTGCTTGCCGCGTGATTGCTAGacttaaaaaagaaagggaTGAAGCAAGGTCATTACTTGCTCAGGCTGATCGGCAGATACCCATGTCAACATCAGTGGCAGTTACAGCAAATACTCCTTCAATTAGCAATGGTAAAAGAG CTGCTGAGGATGAAAAGTTGGGCCCTGGTGGAAAGAGAATGCGTCCTGGAATATCTGCTGGTATAATTGCTGAGCTAACTGACTGTAATGCGTCTCTCTCACAACAGCGTAAAAAACGGCAG ATACCTCCAACAGTGGCTACCATTGATGCTCTAGAGAGTTATACTCAGATTTCTAGTCATCCACTTCACAAAACTAGCAAACCAGGCATTGCATCTCTTGATATCCTTTATGAAAAG GACATAATTGCAACTGGAGGGCTGGACACAAATGCTGTACTTTTTGATCGACCATCAGGACAGATCTTATCTACGCTCAGTGGTCATTCCAAAAAG GTTACCAGTCTAAAATTTGTTGCTCGGGGTGATTTATTCTTAACTGCCTCAGCAGACAAG ACTGTGCGTGTGTGGCAAGAGTCTGATGATGGGAACTATAACTGTAGGCACATCTTGAAGGATCATACTGCCGAG gtGCAAGCTATTACCGTCCATGCGACGAATAACTACTTTGTGACTGCTTCTCTTGATAGCACATGGTGCTTTTACGAGCTTTCTTCTGGATTATGTCTCACACAG GTAGTGGATGCCTCAGATTCTAACGGCTATACATCTGCAGCATTTCATCCTGATGGCCTAATTCTTGGAACAGGCACTTCAGAAGCTGTTGTTAAAATTTGGGATGTGAAAAGTCAG GCAAATGTTGCCAGATTTGATGGACATGTTGGGGCTGTAACTTCCATATCTTTCTCTGAAAATGGCTACTTCCTAGCA ACTGCAGCTCATGATGGTGTTAAGCTGTGGGATCTACGTAAATTAAGGAACTTCCGTACATTTGCACCATATGATTCAGATACCCCAACAAACTCGG TGGAGTTTGACAATAGTGGATGTTACCTTGCAATCGCTGGATCAGATATAAG AGTTTACCAAGTTGCAAATGTTAAATCAGAATGGAATTGTATCAAGACCATACCTGATTTATCTGGCACAG GTAAAGCAACTTGTGCTAGATTTGGGCCGGATGCAAAATATATGGCAGTTGGATCAATGGATAGAAACCTCCGCATTTTTGGCCTGCCTGGTGAGGATGGTCCATTAGAATCATAG
- the LOC122276455 gene encoding pre-mRNA-processing factor 19-like isoform X2, whose protein sequence is MVFSVSWLFLVYKNHFSFNFFSLSCSLLSFRAGQARSETLALSPTMNCSISGEVPEEPVVSKKSGLLYEKRLIERHISDYGKCPITGEPLTLDDIVSINTGKIVKPRPLQAASIPGMLGMFQNEWDGLMLSNFALEQQLHTARQELSHALYQHDAACRVIARLKKERDEARSLLAQADRQIPMSTSVAVTANTPSISNAAEDEKLGPGGKRMRPGISAGIIAELTDCNASLSQQRKKRQIPPTVATIDALESYTQISSHPLHKTSKPGIASLDILYEKDIIATGGLDTNAVLFDRPSGQILSTLSGHSKKVTSLKFVARGDLFLTASADKTVRVWQESDDGNYNCRHILKDHTAEVQAITVHATNNYFVTASLDSTWCFYELSSGLCLTQVVDASDSNGYTSAAFHPDGLILGTGTSEAVVKIWDVKSQANVARFDGHVGAVTSISFSENGYFLATAAHDGVKLWDLRKLRNFRTFAPYDSDTPTNSVEFDNSGCYLAIAGSDIRVYQVANVKSEWNCIKTIPDLSGTGKATCARFGPDAKYMAVGSMDRNLRIFGLPGEDGPLES, encoded by the exons atggttttttctgtttcttggCTATTCCTAGTCTACAAAAACCACTTCTCTTtcaatttcttctctctttcttgtTCACTCCTCTCATTTCGGGCAGGACAGGCTCGGAGCGAAACCCTAGCTCTCTCACCTACAATGAACTGCTCAA TCTCCGGCGAAGTGCCGGAAGAGCCCGTGGTTTCCAAGAAATCTGGGCTGCTCTACGAGAAGCGGTTAATCGAGAGGCACATCTCC GATTATGGAAAATGCCCAATTACGGGGGAACCACTGACGCTGGATGATATTGTTTCAATCAATACAGGCAAG ATAGTGAAGCCCAGGCCTCTACAGGCTGCAAGCATACCCGGCATGCTTGGAATGTTCCAAAAT GAATGGGATGGTCTGATGCTGTCCAATTTTGCTTTGGAACAACAACTGCATACAGCAAGACAAGAGCTAAGTCATGCACTGTACCAG CATGATGCTGCTTGCCGCGTGATTGCTAGacttaaaaaagaaagggaTGAAGCAAGGTCATTACTTGCTCAGGCTGATCGGCAGATACCCATGTCAACATCAGTGGCAGTTACAGCAAATACTCCTTCAATTAGCAATG CTGCTGAGGATGAAAAGTTGGGCCCTGGTGGAAAGAGAATGCGTCCTGGAATATCTGCTGGTATAATTGCTGAGCTAACTGACTGTAATGCGTCTCTCTCACAACAGCGTAAAAAACGGCAG ATACCTCCAACAGTGGCTACCATTGATGCTCTAGAGAGTTATACTCAGATTTCTAGTCATCCACTTCACAAAACTAGCAAACCAGGCATTGCATCTCTTGATATCCTTTATGAAAAG GACATAATTGCAACTGGAGGGCTGGACACAAATGCTGTACTTTTTGATCGACCATCAGGACAGATCTTATCTACGCTCAGTGGTCATTCCAAAAAG GTTACCAGTCTAAAATTTGTTGCTCGGGGTGATTTATTCTTAACTGCCTCAGCAGACAAG ACTGTGCGTGTGTGGCAAGAGTCTGATGATGGGAACTATAACTGTAGGCACATCTTGAAGGATCATACTGCCGAG gtGCAAGCTATTACCGTCCATGCGACGAATAACTACTTTGTGACTGCTTCTCTTGATAGCACATGGTGCTTTTACGAGCTTTCTTCTGGATTATGTCTCACACAG GTAGTGGATGCCTCAGATTCTAACGGCTATACATCTGCAGCATTTCATCCTGATGGCCTAATTCTTGGAACAGGCACTTCAGAAGCTGTTGTTAAAATTTGGGATGTGAAAAGTCAG GCAAATGTTGCCAGATTTGATGGACATGTTGGGGCTGTAACTTCCATATCTTTCTCTGAAAATGGCTACTTCCTAGCA ACTGCAGCTCATGATGGTGTTAAGCTGTGGGATCTACGTAAATTAAGGAACTTCCGTACATTTGCACCATATGATTCAGATACCCCAACAAACTCGG TGGAGTTTGACAATAGTGGATGTTACCTTGCAATCGCTGGATCAGATATAAG AGTTTACCAAGTTGCAAATGTTAAATCAGAATGGAATTGTATCAAGACCATACCTGATTTATCTGGCACAG GTAAAGCAACTTGTGCTAGATTTGGGCCGGATGCAAAATATATGGCAGTTGGATCAATGGATAGAAACCTCCGCATTTTTGGCCTGCCTGGTGAGGATGGTCCATTAGAATCATAG
- the LOC122276462 gene encoding oxidation resistance protein 1-like, giving the protein MYALKEKVTDRLSRFFADSPNSSSSSPLARPCSKGEKSLSSYFSYIIPSAGFGSRSNEHQHGLKPIQAYPAQHRNVNFKALDESLDDYVKYSPTYDKKVTPINQEDYEEPTSGRSTSGSEGFEDATDHHSPQKPLPYLMDESAFISTDLYELLLSSLPNIVKGCQWVLLYSTLKHGISLRTLIRKSADLSGPCLLIAGDRQGAVFGGLLECPLKPTTQRKYLGTNQTFVFTTIYGEPRLFRPTGANRYYYLCLNDLLAFGGGGNFALCLDGDLLSGTSGPCETFGSLCLAHNQEFDLKNVELWGFTHTSHYLT; this is encoded by the exons ATGTACGCGTTGAAAGAGAAAGTGACGGATAGGCTCTCCCGTTTCTTCGCCGATTCGCCCaactcctcttcttcctccccTCTG GCCAGGCCTTGTTCTAAAGGGGAGAaatctttatcttcatatttTTCTTACATTATTCCTTCAGCCGGCTTTGGATCGAGATCAAATGAGCATCAACATGGTCTCAAACCAATTCAAGCATATCCTGCTCAACATAGAAATGTGAACTTTAAAGCTTTAGATGAATCCTTGGACGACTATGTAAAATATAGTCCAACATATGACAAGAAGGTAACACCAATTAATCAAGAAGATTATGAAGAGCCAACTTCAGGAAGGAGCACTAGTGGGTCTGAAGGGTTTGAAGATGCAACCGATCATCACAGTCCCCAGAAGCCTTTACCCTATCTCATGGATGAATCTGCATTTATTTCCACTGATTTGTACGAGTTATTGTTGTCGTCCCTTCCTAATATTGTCAAAGGATGCCAATGGGTGTTGTTGTACAG TACGTTGAAACATGGTATATCACTGCGTACACTTATTCGCAAGAGTGCCGACCTTTCTGGCCCTTGTTTGCTG ATTGCTGGTGATAGGCAAGGTGCTGTGTTTGGTGGGTTGCTGGAATGTCCCTTGAAACCTACAACACAGAGAAAATACCTA GGAACAAACCAAACATTTGTGTTTACAACCATATATGGCGAACCAAGACTATTTAGACCAACTG GAGCCAATCGATATTATTACTTGTGTTTGAATGACTTACTAGcatttggtggtggtggtaactTTGCCTTGTGCTTGGATGGAGATCT GTTAAGTGGAACCAGTGGACCGTGTGAAACATTTGGGAGCTTGTGCTTGGCTCATAACCAAGAGTTTGATTTAAAGAATGTTGAG CTTTGGGGTTTTACGCATACATCGCATTACCTTACCTAA